Proteins from one Vibrio coralliirubri genomic window:
- the traU gene encoding conjugal transfer pilus assembly protein TraU: MRSHGLLLFGLFLFPWQTQAQSAACTGHFLNPLSDICWDCLFPMTLGSVPLINSTYPDTTNPSMPISYCPKPPPIFMQIGLNIGYWEPYSLVDVTRVPYCMVNMGMQLSHDKSQQIGGSQHDSSAKTSGNAFYHVHWYKYPVIYWLQLMQSAACMATDHFDVAYLTELDPFWDDDEMSFILNPEAILFGHPTTQLSCITEAMATTTGRVLPFDALFWCLGSQGSVYPLTGNSAYSHTGPQVGTLMLERFNFKMHRQGIVWETRGEDGAVCYQWPEPILPKSRYRYQLSAPIGDAAHCYPYGTTSSLWEQGKDNPTTGGNFGFVNWRKRNCVFL; encoded by the coding sequence GTGAGATCCCATGGGTTATTACTGTTTGGTTTGTTCCTATTTCCTTGGCAAACCCAAGCTCAATCCGCCGCTTGTACGGGGCATTTCTTAAATCCATTGTCTGATATTTGTTGGGACTGCCTCTTTCCTATGACGCTGGGCAGTGTGCCTCTCATTAACTCGACCTACCCCGACACCACTAACCCAAGCATGCCGATCTCCTATTGTCCTAAACCCCCGCCCATTTTTATGCAAATTGGCTTAAACATCGGGTATTGGGAGCCGTATTCCTTGGTGGACGTGACGCGAGTCCCTTACTGTATGGTCAACATGGGGATGCAGTTGAGTCATGACAAGAGCCAACAAATAGGAGGCTCACAGCACGACTCAAGCGCCAAAACCAGTGGCAATGCTTTTTACCACGTGCATTGGTACAAATATCCGGTGATTTATTGGCTACAACTGATGCAGTCGGCGGCCTGCATGGCCACGGATCATTTCGATGTGGCCTACCTAACCGAGCTTGACCCCTTTTGGGATGATGATGAGATGTCGTTCATTCTTAACCCTGAAGCCATTTTGTTTGGCCACCCCACCACGCAGCTCTCTTGTATCACCGAAGCCATGGCGACCACCACGGGGCGCGTTTTGCCTTTTGATGCGCTTTTTTGGTGTTTAGGCTCACAAGGCAGCGTCTATCCATTAACCGGTAACAGCGCTTACTCTCATACCGGTCCTCAAGTTGGCACACTGATGTTAGAGCGTTTTAATTTTAAAATGCACAGGCAAGGCATTGTATGGGAAACCCGAGGCGAGGATGGTGCCGTCTGTTATCAGTGGCCAGAGCCTATCTTGCCGAAAAGTCGCTATCGCTATCAATTGTCGGCACCGATTGGTGATGCCGCTCATTGTTATCCCTATGGCACAACCTCGTCACTTTGGGAGCAAGGCAAAGACAACCCAACCACCGGCGGTAACTTTGGTTTTGTGAACTGGCGAAAACGTAATTGCGTATTTTTATAA
- the trbC gene encoding type-F conjugative transfer system pilin assembly protein TrbC gives MSFSPRASWLLLILLVSPLSLAEKGYSQEELKALAKQEQTIAAPTNHSELTTLLERGQQHKQEALSMNQHLDNALQDSPLASVLGVLQKNPNKKAQGVMVFVSLSMPDNTLKQLLKQSQQYQVPLIIRGVLPEGMVPTASRIMHLLEASDEGEATDGGFAISPQWFRQFNITHVPVFVAIGEACNEASCPQSDYDMVHGNLSLPNALTILSQGDVGHIAKQVLNRSSP, from the coding sequence ATGTCATTTAGCCCAAGAGCCTCATGGCTATTACTTATTCTGCTGGTGAGCCCTCTCTCACTAGCCGAGAAGGGTTACTCGCAAGAAGAGCTCAAAGCGCTTGCCAAGCAAGAGCAGACCATTGCAGCGCCAACCAATCACAGTGAACTGACCACCCTTCTTGAACGAGGTCAGCAACATAAGCAAGAAGCGTTGTCGATGAATCAACACCTCGATAACGCGTTGCAAGACTCGCCACTGGCGAGTGTTCTTGGGGTGCTTCAGAAAAATCCAAACAAAAAGGCGCAAGGTGTGATGGTGTTTGTGTCACTTTCCATGCCTGATAACACGCTCAAACAGCTCCTCAAACAAAGTCAGCAATATCAAGTCCCTCTCATCATACGAGGCGTGCTTCCCGAAGGCATGGTCCCAACAGCCTCTCGAATCATGCATTTGTTAGAAGCGTCCGACGAGGGAGAGGCGACTGATGGCGGTTTTGCCATCAGCCCACAGTGGTTTCGTCAATTTAACATCACCCACGTCCCCGTGTTTGTGGCCATTGGAGAAGCGTGCAATGAAGCGTCTTGCCCGCAAAGTGATTACGACATGGTTCACGGCAACCTCTCCCTTCCTAACGCATTAACGATTTTAAGCCAAGGCGATGTAGGACACATCGCCAAACAAGTGCTCAATAGGAGTTCCCCTTGA
- the traN gene encoding type-F conjugative transfer system mating-pair stabilization protein TraN, whose protein sequence is MNSPFSLLFVFLSFSAALLLSLHTLAAPQENTFYDNVEWAKNTPNEAYNDSEMTLNLSDFCSDNNPGCESKIRQPDEAGMTDAQITNQSTLEFGSNEHAQAIKEGFDNNSVTINPNDDTYRFATLSIENAYEISHGQSNQYVECDSGSQCLIEHIPKQCHSPTNNNVPCTKVPVAAVVAGHVTYRCPSGWAKQGNKCVRTIHQCRYDDRNYVVKSGGNSNCSSGGTHYLWNGNRGAQNQGFTMGALKHSTSWGACKGTNWNKKYEICGPVQQTINARRHCSNGYTLSGGNCIKNNITWRTQCNLINSCKNTRQQCIEGRATRIINGIPTTLDCWKYRVDHQCTRPNTCNVLPADCTTTSTHCSLQQNGVCIEEKVNKSCPQRRCSATQLICGEESFCLDGDCFEAMETTSNRFNESTSALAALAEAADGLGDPPMIFAGKGMKCTDAAFGFADCCKDGGWGTSIGIAQCNDEEKALGQAKKQGITIALGSYCAKKVLGACIRKKKTYCVFDSKLARIIQEQGSKDQLGISLGTAKHPICGALTPEQLQNIDFERLDFSDFYDDMHRNTNLPSAKEIQERLQSAYRP, encoded by the coding sequence TTGAATTCGCCCTTTTCACTACTTTTTGTTTTTCTCTCTTTCAGCGCTGCTCTCTTACTCTCCCTTCATACCCTTGCCGCCCCTCAAGAAAACACATTCTACGACAACGTGGAGTGGGCGAAAAACACCCCGAACGAGGCTTACAATGACTCAGAAATGACGCTTAACCTGTCCGACTTCTGCAGCGACAATAATCCAGGGTGTGAAAGCAAAATCCGACAGCCTGATGAAGCCGGGATGACTGATGCACAAATCACAAACCAATCCACGTTGGAGTTTGGCAGCAACGAACACGCTCAAGCGATAAAAGAGGGGTTTGACAATAATAGTGTCACCATTAACCCCAATGATGACACGTATCGATTCGCCACCCTTAGCATTGAGAACGCCTATGAAATCAGTCATGGTCAGTCAAATCAATACGTGGAATGTGATAGCGGCTCCCAGTGCCTTATCGAGCACATTCCTAAACAGTGCCATAGTCCAACGAATAACAATGTGCCTTGTACAAAAGTCCCCGTTGCCGCTGTTGTGGCTGGCCATGTCACCTACCGCTGCCCTTCGGGCTGGGCAAAGCAAGGCAATAAATGTGTACGAACAATACACCAGTGCCGATACGATGATAGAAATTATGTCGTTAAGTCAGGCGGTAATAGTAACTGTTCGTCAGGAGGAACCCATTACCTCTGGAATGGGAATAGGGGAGCTCAAAACCAAGGGTTTACAATGGGAGCATTAAAACATTCAACGAGTTGGGGAGCGTGTAAAGGAACCAACTGGAACAAGAAGTATGAAATATGTGGTCCAGTTCAACAAACCATCAATGCCCGTCGGCATTGCTCAAACGGGTACACTTTATCCGGGGGGAACTGCATCAAAAACAACATAACCTGGCGAACACAATGCAACCTGATAAACTCATGCAAGAACACTCGCCAGCAATGCATTGAAGGTCGAGCCACCCGCATCATTAATGGCATACCGACCACGCTTGATTGCTGGAAGTACCGGGTTGACCACCAATGCACTCGACCCAACACGTGCAACGTCCTACCCGCCGATTGCACCACGACGTCAACCCATTGCAGCCTCCAGCAAAACGGTGTGTGCATTGAGGAGAAAGTCAATAAATCCTGCCCACAACGGCGCTGCAGTGCCACTCAATTAATTTGTGGAGAAGAGAGCTTTTGTCTGGATGGCGATTGCTTTGAAGCGATGGAGACCACTTCAAACCGCTTTAATGAAAGCACCTCAGCCTTAGCAGCCCTCGCAGAAGCCGCTGACGGTCTTGGTGATCCACCAATGATATTTGCAGGCAAAGGCATGAAGTGCACAGATGCTGCCTTTGGTTTTGCCGACTGTTGCAAAGACGGCGGTTGGGGCACGAGTATTGGCATAGCCCAATGTAATGATGAAGAGAAAGCGCTCGGTCAAGCCAAAAAGCAAGGCATTACGATAGCCCTTGGCAGTTATTGCGCAAAAAAAGTCTTAGGCGCGTGTATTCGGAAAAAGAAGACCTACTGCGTCTTTGATAGCAAGTTGGCACGCATCATCCAAGAGCAAGGCTCGAAAGACCAACTTGGCATCAGTCTGGGAACCGCCAAACACCCTATTTGCGGCGCCCTTACCCCCGAGCAGCTTCAAAACATAGATTTTGAACGCCTCGACTTTTCGGATTTTTATGACGACATGCACCGCAACACCAACCTGCCTTCGGCAAAAGAAATCCAAGAGCGATTACAAAGCGCTTATAGACCTTAA
- the traF gene encoding type-F conjugative transfer system pilin assembly protein TraF, which translates to MKDISTKTVNNSVNRLIINLLPMMLLSVFAFHSFANEPPKGWRWYNEAKAPKAPPKEKESLPPNSVSTVMSATEQMQWFHRTFEEALNDATINPTDEEKNLKLMKLKKFIDGKTTQTGMTFKKLINEHPEYSYTKDRPTEQAARATYYQGLQLKSEATVRQLVQEGWGLYFIYEGQDALSQTLAPSIQDFAHRYHIELVGISKDGQTFEAIDENRIDKTGRVQVRYTPALMLANVHTKALKPLAYGFISQIDLLSRFHNVATDYQDSDF; encoded by the coding sequence ATGAAGGACATATCCACAAAAACGGTGAACAACTCCGTTAACCGATTAATAATCAACCTCCTACCGATGATGTTGTTGTCTGTATTTGCCTTTCACAGTTTCGCCAATGAGCCCCCCAAAGGCTGGCGCTGGTATAACGAGGCCAAAGCTCCGAAAGCCCCACCCAAAGAAAAGGAGAGTCTGCCACCCAATAGCGTGTCTACTGTGATGAGCGCCACCGAGCAGATGCAATGGTTCCACCGTACATTTGAGGAAGCGTTAAACGATGCCACGATTAACCCAACCGATGAAGAGAAAAATCTAAAATTGATGAAGCTGAAAAAATTCATCGATGGGAAAACCACTCAAACGGGCATGACCTTCAAAAAGCTCATCAACGAACACCCCGAATACTCGTACACCAAAGACCGCCCCACAGAGCAAGCCGCAAGAGCGACGTACTATCAAGGTCTCCAGCTCAAAAGCGAAGCCACTGTGCGTCAATTGGTGCAAGAAGGTTGGGGCCTCTACTTCATCTACGAAGGGCAAGACGCCTTATCTCAAACTCTGGCGCCCTCCATCCAAGACTTTGCCCACCGGTACCACATCGAACTGGTGGGGATCAGCAAAGACGGTCAGACCTTTGAGGCGATTGATGAAAACCGTATTGATAAGACAGGGCGTGTACAGGTGCGCTACACACCGGCTTTAATGCTGGCCAATGTTCACACCAAAGCACTCAAGCCCCTCGCCTACGGCTTCATTTCACAAATAGACTTGCTCTCTCGCTTTCATAACGTCGCGACCGATTATCAAGACAGCGACTTTTAA
- the traF gene encoding conjugal transfer protein TraF, protein MNVFLRTLLLGVLMMLASTSFAQAQTHPVMTGQYALVFFHFSQCPECHHFAPTMKRLEQTTQLPLYDFSFDGQPIPGFTTPIPTNPDITAAFFGDLKHAITPATFLINVSNGKYVRLSEGNVPYTELLKSYQAVRADIAIMESLQ, encoded by the coding sequence ATGAACGTTTTCCTTCGCACGTTATTGCTGGGTGTGCTGATGATGCTCGCCTCAACCTCATTCGCTCAAGCGCAAACTCACCCTGTGATGACAGGTCAGTACGCTTTGGTGTTCTTCCATTTTAGTCAATGCCCTGAGTGTCACCATTTTGCCCCGACCATGAAGCGACTCGAGCAAACCACTCAATTACCTTTGTACGATTTCTCCTTTGACGGACAGCCTATCCCCGGTTTCACCACGCCTATCCCGACCAATCCTGACATCACCGCCGCGTTTTTTGGGGATCTCAAACACGCCATTACGCCCGCCACGTTCTTAATCAATGTCAGCAATGGCAAGTACGTGCGTTTGAGTGAAGGCAATGTTCCGTACACTGAGCTGCTTAAGAGCTACCAAGCCGTGCGCGCCGATATCGCCATAATGGAGAGTTTACAATGA
- a CDS encoding conjugal transfer protein TraH, with amino-acid sequence MTRPTLLALLMSIAGSLHAGGLGDAMDSFWDDSSFSRNITNPSAYQGQSATYYNAGSLFARTNIKNIQLAAITLPSVSAGCGGIDAFMGGFSHINSDQLVSFGKAVIANAVPFAVDLALQTWAPSIKENRDKLQAIADQFLTTSMNSCQVAQSAVSGLAAFTDGEAKRHACATLGTQSNAFADWLEAQHECRNVRTNQSTLAGNTDDATAHAVKVSLNVVWGALMKSAYLQDNQEVAEFILSLTGTVIYDAQGTPSYIPAMLVGNDTSINALLTGGDLEVYRCENTETCLSMSLSAIRLSESQAFNAKVRQTVDTLYAHLQSDQPITESEKSFVELSDIPILAMLIDDAHLNLQPESHLYAQNIAADLLHAYLNNMLMIVNQSMTNLASVNPTDVNRTLEGINRARDYLQTLRDRHKTKLNAYLALTERLKRKRKLLGQSASDATLSNLTFGH; translated from the coding sequence ATGACACGACCTACCCTCCTGGCTCTCTTGATGAGTATTGCCGGTTCACTTCATGCAGGCGGCCTGGGCGACGCCATGGACAGCTTTTGGGATGACAGCAGTTTTAGCCGCAACATCACGAACCCAAGTGCCTATCAAGGCCAATCCGCCACTTACTATAATGCGGGCAGCTTGTTTGCTCGCACAAACATCAAAAACATTCAATTGGCCGCCATCACCTTGCCTTCTGTCAGCGCAGGATGCGGAGGCATTGATGCTTTTATGGGCGGTTTTTCTCACATTAATTCGGATCAACTGGTGTCTTTTGGTAAAGCCGTCATTGCCAACGCCGTGCCCTTCGCGGTGGATTTAGCGCTGCAAACTTGGGCGCCGAGCATCAAAGAGAATCGGGACAAGCTGCAGGCTATTGCTGACCAGTTCCTTACCACCTCGATGAACTCTTGCCAAGTAGCACAATCGGCGGTCTCGGGTTTAGCGGCCTTTACCGATGGGGAAGCCAAGCGTCATGCCTGCGCCACCCTAGGCACACAAAGCAACGCTTTCGCTGATTGGTTAGAAGCGCAACACGAATGTCGCAACGTCCGTACCAACCAGAGCACACTGGCTGGCAACACCGATGATGCCACGGCGCACGCCGTGAAAGTGAGCCTAAATGTGGTGTGGGGTGCGCTCATGAAAAGCGCTTACCTTCAAGACAATCAAGAGGTCGCCGAATTTATCCTAAGCCTCACTGGCACCGTCATTTACGACGCGCAGGGGACGCCAAGCTACATTCCGGCCATGTTAGTGGGTAACGACACCTCGATTAACGCCCTTTTGACCGGAGGGGATTTGGAGGTGTATCGATGCGAAAACACCGAGACCTGCCTCTCGATGAGCCTCAGCGCCATCCGCTTAAGTGAAAGCCAAGCCTTTAACGCCAAGGTGCGCCAAACCGTTGATACGCTCTACGCCCACTTACAATCTGACCAACCTATCACCGAATCCGAGAAGAGTTTTGTTGAACTCAGTGACATTCCTATCTTGGCGATGCTCATTGATGATGCGCACCTCAACCTGCAACCGGAAAGCCATCTATACGCTCAAAATATTGCCGCCGATCTCTTACATGCCTATCTCAATAACATGCTGATGATCGTCAATCAATCCATGACCAACCTCGCGTCGGTGAACCCAACCGACGTCAATCGCACTCTAGAAGGCATCAATAGGGCAAGGGACTACTTACAAACCCTTCGAGATCGCCACAAAACAAAATTGAACGCGTACTTAGCCCTCACTGAGCGCCTAAAACGCAAACGAAAGCTCCTTGGCCAATCGGCCAGTGACGCTACCCTATCGAACCTCACCTTTGGCCATTAA
- a CDS encoding Solitary outer membrane autotransporter beta-barrel domain — translation MKCLFLYLSVFTSMFVQADDTFKKLLDQNFATAVLLSDSDAISLGFHDFDASSVFGDNLGSMEALDNRKQISVYNAPFTWKLDELTLSNGKKINQNVSLFFSYIEQTREFKFTENSNSGSDKSTENVMTVGAKYWSSYPLSEVWSIRSGMRSNLMYFENKYDYNDPTTTLFREQLDGFVVNTDAWAFTMQPSIESHYRKPQSWGHWEAYSELNYFYGHGWGEANNGDIGNPEGWYWINGLKGFYDISDWGGYEQTLFSSVRRIDVGADLQAPLGAAHFYEWGLGWLVSAPFLKTYIDNIGIGVNLNYGSSLKGGTIVLLINQK, via the coding sequence TTGAAATGCCTATTTTTATATCTTTCTGTATTTACGTCAATGTTCGTTCAGGCAGACGATACGTTTAAAAAGCTGCTTGATCAGAATTTTGCAACGGCTGTGCTACTTAGTGACAGTGATGCGATCTCATTGGGTTTTCATGACTTCGATGCGAGCAGTGTATTTGGGGACAACCTAGGGAGTATGGAAGCGTTGGATAATCGAAAACAGATTAGTGTATATAACGCCCCATTTACATGGAAGCTGGATGAATTAACGCTCAGTAATGGGAAAAAGATCAATCAAAACGTATCTTTGTTTTTTTCCTACATAGAGCAAACAAGAGAGTTTAAGTTTACAGAAAACTCAAACAGCGGCAGTGACAAATCGACTGAGAATGTCATGACGGTCGGAGCAAAATACTGGTCAAGTTATCCTCTCTCAGAAGTATGGAGCATACGTTCTGGGATGAGATCTAATCTGATGTATTTTGAGAATAAATACGATTACAACGACCCTACAACCACGCTCTTTCGAGAGCAGCTTGATGGCTTTGTAGTTAATACAGACGCTTGGGCTTTTACCATGCAACCAAGCATAGAGTCTCACTATCGAAAGCCTCAGTCATGGGGGCACTGGGAAGCGTACAGTGAATTAAATTACTTCTATGGTCACGGGTGGGGAGAAGCAAACAATGGCGACATAGGTAACCCCGAAGGCTGGTACTGGATAAATGGTTTGAAAGGATTCTATGACATCTCGGACTGGGGAGGGTATGAACAAACCTTGTTTAGTAGCGTCCGAAGAATCGACGTTGGTGCCGACCTACAAGCCCCCTTGGGAGCTGCTCACTTCTATGAATGGGGCTTGGGGTGGTTAGTTTCCGCACCATTTTTGAAGACCTATATCGACAACATAGGAATTGGCGTCAATCTTAATTATGGAAGTAGCTTAAAAGGTGGCACGATTGTATTGCTGATCAACCAAAAATAA
- a CDS encoding DUF3307 domain-containing protein, with product MFNFFDVLIPFLMIHIICDFYLQPNQWVEAKKKYTYRSTELYFHSLLHGVALIIPAIALGIDWRSTTCLVVIIAVSHFIIDLWKVRARNGGKFSYFIIDQTLHVSVLVAIAFHMADGVTIDVVLQDEKFSDGVMVVFAYLLILKPTSIVIGSVLRKFPISDTDTDTTSISGLIAGGELIGYLERVLILTFTLVGSYAAVGFVLAAKSIFRFGELNKSDDRSMTEYVLIGSLISVVITTLVGTLISLGLDVKIK from the coding sequence ATGTTTAATTTTTTTGATGTTCTAATACCGTTCTTGATGATTCACATCATCTGTGATTTTTACCTCCAGCCGAACCAATGGGTAGAAGCAAAGAAAAAATACACTTACCGTTCAACTGAACTGTACTTTCACTCACTATTACACGGCGTCGCATTGATAATTCCTGCTATAGCGTTAGGTATTGACTGGCGCTCAACTACTTGCTTGGTAGTTATCATAGCGGTAAGTCATTTTATTATCGATTTGTGGAAAGTAAGAGCGCGAAATGGTGGTAAGTTTTCCTATTTTATTATTGACCAAACTTTGCATGTCTCAGTGCTAGTAGCCATTGCCTTTCACATGGCAGATGGTGTAACGATCGATGTCGTACTACAAGATGAGAAGTTCTCAGATGGTGTTATGGTGGTCTTTGCTTACTTACTAATTCTCAAGCCAACTTCGATTGTGATTGGCAGCGTCTTAAGGAAGTTTCCGATATCAGATACAGATACAGATACTACTAGTATTAGTGGTCTTATCGCAGGTGGTGAGTTAATCGGTTACTTAGAGCGAGTGTTAATACTGACCTTTACGCTTGTGGGGAGCTATGCAGCGGTGGGTTTTGTCTTGGCGGCTAAGTCAATATTTAGGTTTGGTGAGTTGAATAAATCAGACGACCGAAGCATGACTGAGTATGTGCTGATTGGTTCATTGATATCGGTGGTGATCACAACACTGGTAGGTACCTTAATATCACTTGGTTTAGATGTGAAAATTAAATGA
- a CDS encoding IS5 family transposase gives MNRGSLTFWIDEEAISGWAQSKQNKRGRPRRFSDLAITTALMVKRVFSMPLRALQGFIDSIFRLAHVPLSCPHYTCISRRAKQVEVSFKTKTRGAIQHLAIDATGLKVYGEGEWKVKKHGTDGKRRVWRKLHIAVDTNTHEIIAAELSLSTVTDGEVLPNLLKQTRRSILEVSGDGAYDTRACHAAIKIKGAIALIPPREGAAFWERGHPRNFAVGCQKLYDSNKYWKERYGYHKRSLSETAMYRVKQLLGGKLSLRNYNAQVGETYAMIKALNKLTGLGMPETCRID, from the coding sequence ATTAACCGTGGTTCTCTGACTTTTTGGATTGATGAAGAAGCAATAAGCGGATGGGCGCAAAGCAAACAGAATAAGCGCGGTAGGCCGCGTCGGTTCAGTGATTTAGCTATCACGACAGCACTCATGGTCAAACGAGTTTTTTCTATGCCATTGAGAGCGCTGCAAGGATTTATCGACTCGATATTTAGGTTAGCCCATGTACCGTTAAGTTGTCCGCATTACACCTGCATCAGTCGTAGAGCCAAGCAAGTTGAGGTTTCATTTAAGACTAAAACGAGAGGAGCGATACAGCACCTAGCCATTGATGCTACTGGCCTTAAGGTTTATGGCGAAGGTGAATGGAAAGTCAAAAAACATGGGACGGATGGCAAGCGTAGAGTCTGGCGAAAGCTGCATATTGCAGTCGATACCAACACTCATGAGATCATTGCCGCCGAGCTAAGTTTATCGACGGTTACAGATGGAGAAGTACTCCCGAACTTACTGAAACAAACACGCCGAAGTATCCTTGAGGTGTCTGGTGATGGCGCTTACGACACGAGAGCGTGTCACGCTGCTATTAAGATTAAGGGAGCTATTGCGCTTATTCCCCCAAGAGAAGGGGCTGCCTTCTGGGAGCGTGGTCACCCTCGAAATTTCGCCGTGGGTTGCCAGAAATTATACGACTCAAATAAGTATTGGAAAGAGCGGTATGGATACCACAAACGTTCACTCTCAGAAACAGCGATGTATCGAGTTAAACAGTTGCTAGGAGGGAAACTGAGCTTAAGAAATTACAATGCCCAGGTGGGTGAAACTTACGCGATGATAAAAGCGTTGAACAAGCTTACTGGGTTAGGTATGCCTGAAACTTGTCGTATTGACTAA
- a CDS encoding aldehyde dehydrogenase family protein — MEKHLPLIRNGLICSTGRGSHEITFEENKVKIDSFNVEHISQMLSQEVLIDLDINNIINFVYTVGQRWKNEEYSRRRTYIRNLITYLGYSPQMAKLEANWIAMILCSKNALYDIVNTELGSTHIQDEWLPQGECYVRAFPKGRVMHLLAGNVPLSGVTSILRGILTKNQCIVRMSASDPFTAHALAMSFIDVNPDHLISKSISVLYWPHKADTTIAEELISHMDAVVAWGGHDAIDWAVKHSPSHIDVLKFGPKKSFTILDEPTNLDEAASGAAHDICFYDQNACFSTQNIYFCGDNYEAFKDKLVEKLCLYENILPKSRQSFDEEALFSFTRLECQFSGLNIISEPNNKWMIIESDAGVEYNHPLSRCVYMALLRNSMELNQEPTI, encoded by the coding sequence ATGGAAAAGCATTTACCCTTGATTAGAAATGGTCTTATATGCTCTACGGGGCGAGGAAGTCATGAGATCACTTTTGAAGAAAATAAAGTTAAAATAGATTCTTTCAATGTTGAGCATATTTCTCAGATGCTTAGTCAGGAGGTTCTGATAGATTTAGATATAAATAATATAATCAATTTTGTTTATACAGTGGGACAGCGCTGGAAGAATGAAGAATATTCAAGAAGAAGAACGTACATTAGAAACCTAATTACCTACTTAGGTTATTCACCACAAATGGCAAAATTAGAGGCCAATTGGATCGCAATGATTTTATGCTCTAAAAATGCCCTATATGACATTGTGAATACTGAGCTTGGGTCAACCCATATTCAAGATGAGTGGTTACCTCAAGGTGAGTGTTATGTAAGAGCATTCCCTAAAGGGCGAGTCATGCACTTACTTGCAGGTAATGTTCCCCTTTCCGGTGTGACATCGATATTGCGTGGCATTCTGACTAAAAATCAATGCATCGTACGAATGTCGGCTTCCGATCCATTTACTGCGCATGCATTGGCAATGAGTTTTATAGACGTCAATCCGGACCACCTAATTTCTAAGTCGATCTCTGTACTGTATTGGCCACATAAAGCTGATACGACAATTGCGGAAGAGCTCATTAGTCATATGGATGCGGTTGTCGCTTGGGGAGGGCATGATGCTATTGATTGGGCGGTTAAGCATTCGCCTTCACATATTGATGTTTTGAAGTTCGGCCCTAAAAAAAGTTTTACTATTTTAGATGAACCGACCAACTTAGATGAAGCGGCTTCCGGCGCTGCTCATGATATTTGCTTTTATGACCAGAATGCTTGTTTCTCTACCCAGAATATATACTTTTGTGGGGACAACTACGAAGCTTTTAAGGATAAGTTAGTAGAAAAATTATGTCTTTATGAAAATATTCTCCCGAAGTCTAGGCAAAGTTTTGATGAAGAAGCTTTGTTTTCATTTACTCGATTGGAGTGTCAATTCTCAGGTCTCAACATTATATCGGAACCGAATAATAAGTGGATGATTATAGAATCAGACGCTGGTGTCGAATACAACCACCCTTTAAGTCGTTGTGTTTATATGGCTTTGTTGCGTAATTCAATGGAACTAAATCAAGAACCTACGATCTGA